The following are encoded in a window of Citrobacter freundii genomic DNA:
- a CDS encoding TfoX/Sxy family DNA transformation protein, with protein sequence MKNLSYARIYKSQEYLASLGTISYRSLFGSYSLTVGDTVFAMVADGELYLRACEQSVQYCVKHSPVWLTFMKRGRPVILNYYQVNDALWRNHPQLVSLSRYSLDAAVKEKQTRVSQHRLRELPNISFHLETLLSEAGINDEGTLRTLGAQMCWLKLLQINPSLTVKILYALEGAISGIHEAALPAVRRRELVEWVNSLKPEPGY encoded by the coding sequence CTCTTATGCCAGGATCTATAAATCACAAGAATATTTGGCCTCTTTAGGTACAATTAGCTACCGCTCTTTATTTGGCAGTTATAGCTTGACGGTGGGCGATACGGTCTTTGCAATGGTTGCCGACGGTGAGTTATACCTGCGGGCCTGCGAGCAAAGCGTACAGTACTGTGTAAAACATTCCCCAGTCTGGTTGACGTTTATGAAGCGGGGACGTCCCGTGATACTCAACTATTATCAAGTTAATGATGCGCTGTGGCGAAACCATCCGCAGTTGGTGTCTTTATCACGATATTCGCTGGATGCCGCAGTAAAAGAAAAACAGACGCGTGTTTCGCAACACCGGTTACGGGAACTGCCGAACATTTCCTTTCATCTGGAGACCCTACTGAGTGAAGCCGGGATTAACGATGAGGGTACATTACGCACCCTGGGTGCTCAAATGTGTTGGCTAAAGCTTTTGCAAATTAACCCATCGCTGACAGTGAAAATTCTTTATGCGCTTGAGGGCGCAATCAGTGGGATACATGAAGCAGCACTCCCGGCGGTTCGCCGCCGGGAGTTGGTTGAGTGGGTGAATTCACTTAAGCCTGAACCGGGTTACTAA
- the yccS gene encoding YccS family putative transporter → MLSPLLKRYTWNSTWLYYVRIFIALCGTTALPWWLGDVKLTIPLTLGMVAAALTDLDDRLAGRLRNLIITLICFFIASASVELLFPWPWLFAIGLTLSTSGFILLGGLGQRYATIAFGALLIAIYTMLGTSLYDQWYQQPILLLAGAIWYNLLTLTGHLLFPIRPLQDNLARSYEQLAHYLELKSRLFDPDIEDESQAPLYDLALANGQLMATLNQTKVSLLTRLRGDRGQRGTRRTLHYYFVAQDIHERASSSHIQYQTLRDHFRHSDVMFRFQRLMSMQGQACMQLSRCILLRTPYQHDPHFERVFTHIDAALERMRVNGAPADLLKTLGFLLANLRAIDAQLATIESEQAQVISRNESENQLADDSPHGFSDIWLRLSRNFTPESALFRHAIRMSLVLCVGYAIIQITGMNHGYWILLTSLFVCQPNYNATRHRLALRIIGTLVGIAIGLPILWFVPSLEGQLILLVITGVLFFAFRNVQYAHATIFITLLVLLCFNLLGEGFEVALPRVIDTLIGCAIAWAAVSFIWPDWRFRNLPRVIERATDANCRYLDAILEQYHQGRDNRLAYRIARRDAHNRDAELASVVSNMSSEPDVTAQTREMAFRLLCLNHTFTSYISALGAHREQLTNPEVLALLDDAVCYVDDALHHQPADEQRVYQALESLKQRIQHLEPSQDTKEPLVVQQVGLLIALLPEISRLQQQIAALPISNPVQA, encoded by the coding sequence ATGTTAAGTCCTCTGCTCAAACGCTATACCTGGAACAGCACCTGGCTGTACTACGTGCGAATTTTTATTGCACTTTGTGGCACCACCGCGCTGCCCTGGTGGCTGGGCGACGTCAAGCTGACTATCCCGCTGACGCTGGGCATGGTGGCCGCCGCGTTAACCGACCTCGACGATCGTCTAGCTGGTCGCTTGCGCAATTTGATCATTACGCTGATCTGTTTTTTTATTGCCTCAGCGTCCGTCGAGCTTCTCTTCCCATGGCCGTGGCTGTTTGCCATTGGATTAACGCTTTCAACCAGCGGCTTTATTCTGCTTGGCGGATTAGGCCAGCGCTATGCGACGATCGCCTTCGGCGCATTGCTTATCGCGATTTACACCATGCTGGGCACGTCACTGTACGATCAGTGGTATCAGCAGCCGATACTACTGCTCGCCGGGGCTATCTGGTACAACCTGCTGACATTGACCGGACATCTCCTGTTCCCAATCCGTCCATTGCAGGATAATTTGGCGCGCAGCTATGAGCAGTTAGCGCACTATCTGGAGCTGAAATCCCGTCTGTTCGATCCCGACATTGAAGATGAAAGCCAGGCACCGCTCTACGATTTAGCGCTGGCCAACGGGCAACTGATGGCGACGCTAAACCAAACCAAAGTGTCGTTGCTGACCCGCCTGCGCGGTGACCGTGGGCAACGGGGAACACGTCGCACGTTACACTACTATTTTGTGGCGCAGGATATACACGAACGCGCAAGCTCTTCGCATATTCAATACCAAACGCTACGCGATCACTTCCGTCACAGCGACGTGATGTTTCGCTTCCAGCGCCTGATGTCTATGCAGGGGCAAGCCTGTATGCAGCTGTCACGCTGTATTTTATTGCGCACACCCTACCAACATGACCCACATTTTGAGCGCGTTTTCACCCATATCGATGCCGCACTTGAGCGCATGCGTGTTAATGGTGCGCCTGCAGACTTGCTTAAAACATTGGGATTTTTGCTCGCTAACCTGCGTGCTATCGACGCGCAATTGGCAACAATTGAGTCCGAGCAGGCGCAGGTCATTTCGCGCAATGAGTCCGAAAATCAGCTTGCCGATGACAGCCCACATGGGTTCAGCGATATCTGGTTGCGTCTGAGCCGTAACTTCACCCCCGAGTCAGCCCTATTTCGCCATGCTATCCGCATGTCGTTGGTGCTCTGTGTCGGATACGCCATCATCCAGATAACCGGTATGAACCATGGATACTGGATCCTGCTAACCAGTCTGTTTGTCTGTCAGCCAAACTACAACGCCACCCGACATCGCCTGGCCCTGAGAATTATTGGTACCTTAGTCGGAATAGCGATTGGTTTACCCATTTTGTGGTTCGTCCCCTCTCTGGAAGGGCAGCTCATACTGTTGGTGATTACCGGCGTGCTCTTTTTCGCCTTTCGCAACGTACAGTATGCCCATGCGACCATATTTATCACCCTGCTGGTATTATTATGCTTTAACCTGCTGGGAGAAGGGTTCGAGGTCGCACTGCCGCGAGTCATCGATACGCTGATCGGCTGTGCGATTGCCTGGGCTGCCGTCAGTTTTATCTGGCCAGACTGGCGTTTTCGTAATTTACCACGGGTCATCGAACGAGCAACGGATGCTAACTGCCGCTATCTGGACGCTATCCTTGAGCAATATCATCAGGGCCGTGATAACCGTCTGGCATACCGTATTGCCCGCCGTGATGCACATAACCGTGATGCGGAGCTTGCTTCCGTGGTGTCGAACATGTCGAGTGAACCAGATGTTACAGCCCAAACGCGCGAAATGGCATTCCGTTTGCTGTGCCTCAACCATACCTTCACAAGCTATATTTCCGCCCTCGGCGCTCACCGGGAACAGCTGACTAACCCGGAAGTCCTGGCATTACTGGACGACGCGGTCTGCTATGTTGATGATGCGCTTCATCATCAACCCGCTGACGAGCAGCGCGTATACCAGGCCCTGGAAAGTCTTAAACAACGGATTCAGCATCTTGAACCGAGCCAGGACACCAAAGAACCGCTGGTCGTACAACAGGTTGGATTATTGATTGCGCTGTTACCAGAAATCAGTCGGTTACAGCAACAAATCGCGGCATTACCCATTAGTAACCCGGTTCAGGCTTAA